One Leopardus geoffroyi isolate Oge1 chromosome E1, O.geoffroyi_Oge1_pat1.0, whole genome shotgun sequence genomic window, GGcagggtgtgagggaggggctggcaggaggGAATCCCTGGGGGGCTATTTCCCCCTCCGGATTCACAGGAGGAAGCctgaaaagtaattttgtcctggACTCTTTGGTGCCTGAAACTGGGGCAAAGAAAAGGGGGGGGAGCGGGAGGAGGAAGGGCTGCAGGGTAGGAGAGAGAACATTCTCTGCACCCCTGACTCGGGATTTTGTCCCCAGGGCCCCCAAGTCTTCAACATTGGCTGTCTTCGCTCCAGCCCTGCCCGCTCCCCTGAGGCAGcggccccacctcacccccttACCTGGCTCTCTGAGATACAAGCCTCATAATACTCCAGGATGTCTGTCACCAGAACAGAGCTGAgttaccctcccccacccctgcctcccggGCCACCCCTGCCACCATCTCTGGCCTCCTTCTGTCCGGTGAGGAAGGAGCTCCTCCAGCCAGGGCTGCTGGACTTTGATGGGGGACAGTCAGGACGACCGACCCCTGCTTGGACCAAGGGGACCTCCACGCCCCCAACCAGCCCCCAAGTTTGGGCATTGCCCTCACAGGCCCAGGCCAGCCCTTTCCAAACACTGCCCCTCAGATGATTGGGGCTACTCACCCAGCAAGGCCTGGAAGAGGTCACTGTGCAGCACGGTGAGGAGAGGGGGTGCCCACCGCAGTAGTGGGGGGGCCAGGAGCCAGAGGGCTGACCGGGGAGCTGGAGAATaatgggggtggggttgggacagagaagagacagagggaccAAGACATTCACCTTCCCCAGCCTGTGCCTTTTCACCCCAGATTCTATGGGAAGGTTCAGGAGAAGGGTCCCCAAATCCcagtccccgcccccaccagctcAAGCCCCCAGGCCTTTCGTTGTTTTTCACCTCTGGGTCCCTCGGACATCTCTCTCTTCTGTCACTTTAATCTCCCTAATCCGCAGGGTTGGAGCTGAgctgccttctccccacccagTTCCAGCTGTTAGCCTAAGGAGGCAGTCTTATCTCCTCCTGGAACTTCGCACCCTGGCCTCTCTCCCCAGAGCCATGGAGCCATGGATGAGAGTTTGCTACACTTTccgaagggaggagggaaggggacccccccccccaaggaggctccagccACCCCAAAGGAGAGGAAGCTGAGCCCAGATctttccttggggggggggggtgttcccAGTAAGGATGGCAGAGAGGGGGTATGAGTTACTGAGGACTCCTCGGCCCAGGGCTagagaggtgggggctgggggacgtGAGCACCCCTACAGCTCCTCATGGGCTGGGAAGCAACCAGAATGCCAGCCGTCTAGCCTGGGCACATGGTCTCAGGAAcaagggcagacagagacaggcGTTCGGGAAGGTCTCAGAGGCCCTCAAGGGGAGGCAGCGAattggcagaggggaggggacggtCCTACGCTGAAAATTCAGGTGTTTCCAAAGTTAGTGACACCTCCCAGGTCTCAGGAGAAGTGTGCTTGGGACACGCGCCCTGCAGCTggagccccccgccccaccatgTCCCTGCCTTTCGTGTGGGTGGAGACGGATTTCACAAGGGACCCCAATGGGTCGTCTTTCCGTGCCTCTGCCTCTGGCATCTATCGTAagcttcttccttcccacctctcccttcCAACTCCACCTGGGAAGTCCTCCTTTCCGTCTACCCTCCATCCCTCTGGCTGCGGTCGCCTAAGCCTCTCCCTCTTCCGTCCCAGCCGgtcccatcacccctcccacactctAGGTGGGACAGGCGGGACCAAGCGTTTGGGGGAGGCGGGGACGTTCGGAGACCGCCCTAGGTCAACCAGAATACAGAGGCCGAGGGCGCGCCGGAACTACAGCTCCCGGCATGCCCCGAGGCCGGAAGCCCCGCCCGCCCACCTCGCGGTGCATTGTGGAGCAAGAGTCAAGACTAGGTGGGGGCGCCCAGACTCGGGCAGACGGGACCGTGGCGCTGGTTCCGCGCTCGAGGCGGCGGCTGCTCGAGCGGTTCGAAGATGCAGGCGGTACGGACGGCCCCGATCGTGGGGCAGCAGCTGCGGAGGTTGGGGGTCGGAAGGTGTGTGTTCGACAGAAGGGACGGAGCGGGGGTGGCCTCGGACCTGGGGACCGGGCCGGGACTGAAACCCCCGCTCCCCCACAGCTCGTGGCCCCGTGCGCTCCTGGGGCAGCCCCCGCTCGGCCTGGCCCGGCGACCCTATGCCAGTGGGGCGACTCAGGTGAGTGACGGCGGCGTGTGGGAGTGAGGGTCCGCCCCGGCGTCCCCTTCCCCGCCGCCGGCAGGGgtctccctctccaccctggTCACCTGCCGCCGAAAGTAGGGGAAAGGTCAGGCCAGGGTGCCCTGGTGATGGAATTGGGGGAAAGGTCGCCGCACCCGCCCGACGCCgccacccagctgtccccctGGACTCTCCTTGGCATCTCGGAAGCCCCTTCCCGGCCTCGCTAACTAAACGTCTCCCCAGGCGGTTCTGGAGAAGTCAGATCCCCTTTCCCCTGAGGCTTCGACCCTGGAGAAGCAGGCCAAGGCGGTAGGTGGCCCCCAGGCCGGGAGGAGCTAAGCCAGGGGCTCACCCACCGCGGACAGCTCCCTGAAACCCCCTTCTCCCTGCGCAGGAATCGAAGTCCTTTGCAGCCGGGATGTTCCGGGGCCAGCTCACCACCGACCAGGTGTTCCCTTACCCCTCTGGTAAGGGGTAGTCACAGCTGGGTGGGGCAAGGCAGCTTCCCTTGACCGCCTGGGCGGCCTGACCAGCctgtccttccctgcccccacagtGCTCAACGAGGAGCAGACACAGTTTCTCAAAGAGCTGGTGGGGCCTGTGTCCCGTTTCTTTGAGGTGAGGAGTGACTGGGGCGGGGGAATTGATAGCTTGGTTCCTGATGGGATGGGAGAGGTGCTGAGCAGTTTAAAAGGAGCTTGGTGGCGtctggtgactcagtcaattgggCCTCCAGCTCTCGGTCTCAGCTCTGGTCGTGATGTCTCGGTTCGTGGGTCctggccctgcctcaggctctgagctgacggggtagaccctgcttgggattctttccctgtctctgtccctccccccacttgctctctctcaacataaacaaacttaagaaaaaattggaaaagaaaaaaaaggagcttGGATGCATCCTGTGCCCGCCCTCCCCAGGAGGTCAACGATCCTGCCAAGAACGACATGATGGAGAAGGTGGAGGAGACCACTATACAGGGTCTCAAGGAGCTGGGGGCCTTTGGTCTGCAAGTGCCCAGCGAACTGGGCGGCGTGGGCCTCTGTAACACCCAGGTGAGGGGGGTCCCCTCGGTCACTCCCAGCACCCCAGTCCACCCCAGCTTTGCCGTGATTAAGTTCCTTGCTCACCTGACCCAAGGCTCAGGTCCACCAAATACCTGCCCGTGTTGACCCTCCTAGGATGCACATACCTGTCCCAAACAAATCACCAAACTGGACACAGTCCCTTAGGGCTGTGGACTTCCCCCAGGCTCACAAGTCCTAATGGCAGAGACTGACCATAGGTTAGGAAGCCTCTCTCCCAAGAGCTGGGGAGACACCGGTGTCCCTCTCTATCATGGTGACATTTTGGCTCTCTAGTCACAGTGTGGGCTAGAGAGGTCAGGCCCTGCCTGTGGCCCACACTTCCCTGCTACGGCCCCATGCAGCCAGTAATAGCCCCGGATGCCTGCTTTTCCCTGCAGTACGCCCGCTTAGTGGAGATCGTGGGCACTCATGACCTTGGCGTGGGCATCACCCTGGGGGCCCATCAGAGCATCGGATTCAAAGGCATCCTGCTCTTTGGCACAAAGGCTCAGAAAGAAAAGTACCTCCCCAAACTGGCATCTGGTGAGGCAGCCCCGAGAGACCCAGGGACTGGGGGCATCCTGGGCCAGTGGTACTAAGGTCACCGCACAGCTGGGTGGGTCGGTTGGGCAAGATTCTGGGAAGGTATTGGTGTGCTGGTCGGGAAATGTGAAGAAGGTGAACGGGATGCCAGAGATGTTAAGAAGGagttgcctctgtgtgtgtgtgtgtgtgtgtgtgttgggggagggaaaggTGCAGTGAGGGGCCTCTGATGCCCATCAGGACCCCGTTTAAAGGCACCGTCTACCTCCAGGGGAGACCATAGCTGCTTTCTGTCTAACCGAGCCCTCCAGTGGGTCGGATGCAGCCTCCATCCGAAGTTCGGCTGTGCCCAGCCCCTGTGGAAAATATTACACCCTCAACGGAAGCAAGATTTGGATCAGGCAATCTTCCCGTTTCTTTTCTCCTGTCCACCTCCACCCAACTCCCGGCCCCCACTGTTCTGTCCTGTCCTCCGCACCCTGACTGGCCCTCCTTTGTCCACAGTAACGGGGGCCTGGCAGATATCTTCACGGTCTTTGCCAAGACACCAGTTACAGATGCAGCCACGGGGGCCGTGAAAGAGAAGATCACAGCTTTTGTGGTGGAAAGGAGCTTTGGAGGTGTTACCCAGTGAGtgggtttggggaggaaggaaaaggtcaGGCCAGGTTTGGGGGCAGCACAGAGCAGATGGCATCACAGGTCACCCCGGCCGGGGACGTGTGCAAAACCCAAAGAGCCAGACGGCATGTTCTCTTTGGGACCAATCTGCACAGAACCAACATAAAGGTCTGGCTCCCGCAACCAGCGAGCCCAGCATCCGGTGGGCTACATAGCCAGGCGTCCTTCCCCTGTGGGCAGGCAGGGACAGTTGCCCGCACCCTCCCACGCCCTTTCCTGGCCGATGTAATTTCTCCTTGGCTCGTAAcaaatgccccccaccccccgcccccgcgacCTGTTGAGCACACCTCTgcttctccaccccaccctgtcACAGCGGGCCCCCGGAGAAGAAGATGGGCATCAAGGCCTCGAACACGGCAGAGGTGTACTTTGACGGAGTACGGGTGCCAGCAGAAAACGTGCTGGGCGAGGTAGGGGGTGGCTTCAAGGTCGCCATGCACATTCTCAACAACGGAAGGTTCGGCATGGCAGCGGCCCTTGCAGGCACCATGAAGGGCATCATCGCTAAGGCGGTGAGTACCATGCCTGGACAGAAGTCACACGGTCCCCCTTCCCATGTGGCCCTGTCCCCTTGAGGGGATTCCGTCCCCCCAGAAACCCCTCCCATGCTGGCAGCTCCCAGGCCTGATCGCTCAGGCCCGTGTGCAGCCCAGCCCCTCTgccggggggggcggggacactGGGGTAACCACAGTGGGACCTGTGTGCCTTCTTCCAGGTGGATCACGCTACGAATCGTACCCAGTTTGGGGACAAAATTCACAACTTTGGGCTGATCCAGGAGAAGCTGGCCCGGATGGCTATACTGCACTACGTGACTGAGGTGAGAGTCTTCCCGCGCCGTGCTCCCCAGAGCCCCGGGGCCTTCTTCCCTGTCGTTGGTGTCGGTCGGTCGGACCACGACCCCCAGCAGCACCTGGGGCAGTGGGTCTCCAGCTTCACACCAATGCCCTAGGGGATGCGGGGAGGCGTAGTCAGCTCAGTCGCTGCACGAGGGGGAGAGCCGTGCCGTTCGGAGATGCTTCCAGAAGTAGCTAAAGTTTATTCCACCTGCGCCCCCGCCCCTACCTCTTCACCCCCTTCAAAGAAGTCAGGTGCCCAGAAGCCCCCAGTGAACTGACTCGGGGGACCCAGCGTTTCACCGTGCCTGATGGGTGGAGCTAGAAGGTGAAGGCCAGGGCCACGAGGAGCCAGGGCAGACGCAGGTGGTCGGGTCGAGTCTGACGCACCGCTTTTCCTTTCCGTGTCCCCACCCCGCAACCTCAGTCCATGGCTTACATGGTGAGTGCCAACATGGACCAGGGATCCACGGACTTCCAGATAGAAGCTGCCATCAGTAAGATCTTTGGCTCGGTGAGGTCCCAGGCCCACAGGGCGGGAGTGCCCAGCGTGGGAGCCTGGCTCCAAGACCAGTCTTTACAGGGCTCTCTGTTCCCAGGAGGCAGCCTGGAAGGTGACCGACGAGTGCATCCAGATCATGGGCGGCATGGGCTTCATGAAGGTACAGGCTGGCTCCGTGCCCCGGGAGGCCACGGCTGggacggggggcggggcaggtggGTGCACCTCGGCAGGGGTGTACGTTCTGGCTTCCTGTGGCAGGAGCCTGGGGTGGAGCGCGTTCTCCGAGATCTTCGCATCTTCCGGATCTTCGAAGGGACGAACGACATTCTCCGACTGTTTGTGGCTCTGCAGGGCTGTATGGTAAGAGggaacggggtgggggtggaggggtgggagtAGGGAGAAGAGCACGTCCTGAGCACTAGGCCCTCTCCCCAcacaggacaaaggaaaggaactCTCCGGACTCGGCAATGCTCTGAAGAATCCTTTTGGGAACGCCGGCCTTCTCTTAGGCGAGGCGGGCAAGCAGCTGAGgaggtcagctcagagccggggtGGGGCTGGTAGGGGCACGGGGCGGCCACTAACCCGTCACTCTCGCCGTCCTCTCAggcgggcagggctgggcagtGGCCTGAGTCTCAGCGGCGTCATCCACCAGGAGCTGAGCCGCAGCGGGGAGCTGGTGAGTCGTTGGGCGGGCCTGACGGAGGCGGCGGAGGGCCCGTGCGGCTgggctccctcccccagcccctctcctctcggGACAGGTGGTGCAGGCCTTGGAGCAGTTCGCCGCCGTGGTGGAGGCCAAGCTGATAAAACACAAGAAGGGGATTGTCAGTGAGTGAGATCtaccccgtcccccccccccactccccccactccctctccctccggcTGACACCTCCCCCCCGCCGTCCCACGTACCCGACAGATGAACAGTTTGTGCTGCAGCGTCTGGCAGACAGTGCCATTGACCTCTACACCATGGTGGTAGTGCTGTCCAGGTGAGGGGGTGGTGTGGGAGGCCTGAGCCGCAGGGGTCCCGGGTCGGGGCTCCCAGCCCAGCTGTGTGGTCTCTTCTTGCCGTGCACCAGGGCCTCGAGATCCCTGAGCGAGGGCCACCCTACAGCCCAGCACGAGAAGATGCTCTGCGACAGCTGGTGTATCGAGGTGAGGCTCGGGGTTCCCGAGGGCGCGCGGGGGGCCGGAGGCGCAGGCCTGgacctctcctgccctctccccaggcGGCCGCGCGGGTCCGGGAGACCATGACCGCTCTGCAGTCTGACCCGCAGCAACAGGAGCTCTTCCGGAACTTCAAAAGCATCTCCACGGCCTTGGTGGAGCGAGGCGGTGTGGTCACCAGCAACCCCCTCGGCTTCTGAGGACTCCCCGCCACCTGCCCGCCTGCCCCCCCTGTGCCTTCTCCCAAGCCAAAGCCCAGCCCCCTCGTTCTGCCTTAAGGAGGGCCTGGCCCCCGGGCGGCGGCTGCTCTCGGAGGCCCACTGCCTGCCTCACAAGTAAAGGTTCTCACCAGCCGTGCCTCCCTGCTGCCTCAGTTCTCTCCCtcactgcctgcctccctcccaaagAAAGGAACCAGAGGCGTGCGCAGTTGGCCTCTATTGCTTTATTTGGTGTCTTATACAGGTGACTAAATAAATAGAGTAACAAAAGCAGCTACACGGGCTCCCGAGACCGAACACCCCACCTTCCTTTGCTGTCTAGGGTGcccagcccttcctcctcccagggTACCGCTGACCACCGCTACCCTGCACAGGACAGAGTTGGACGGACAGAGGAGGAGGTCACATTTCGGGGCTGGGAAGGGCCCAGGAGATAAAGGTTCTtcatataaaaagagaaacatctACTAAAAAAATAGTCGAAAAAACATACGAAAGTCTacttcaacccccccccccaaaaggcgTACAAAAACAGTAAAGCTAAAAATAACCCAAGGTCCCTTGCGCACCCccggagggaaaggggaggaacCAGGCACTGCTGGTGAGAGTCCCAGGGGCGGCCGCCTCCCAGCAGCCCAcaggctgggctgagctgggccaGAGGAGTGCCAGGCACGTGACGGACGAGACCCCCCGGCACGGGACAGAAGCACCAAGCGCTGACTGGACAGGCCCGCCACGTGCTCTACATAACATCCACAAAGAACTCACTGGGGTTGCCCATGGCCATGTGGAAGCTCTGACGGCTGGCGGTCAGCTCCGGGGGCACAGAGCCCAGGTCTCTGACCGGAGGTGCCCCCGGGGGCTGCACTGCTGGAggcacggggggtgggggcgggggcaccaTGACCACCATCATGGGATTGTAGGGGAGGGCCATGCCAGGGGGTGGTCCGTAGGGATGCAGCCCGGGGTGGGCTCGGAGATTGGGCGCACCCCCCGAAGAGCCTCTGGAAGGGGGCGGGCCCCCATCACCAGCCCCACCAGGGTCCCCGCCCCGCCGAAGGCTGCCCCCCCGGGTGGAGGGCTCGGACTCACTGCCGCTGCCGGACTTGGACTCGGGGGCCCGCTCCTCAGGCCTCCCCGTACGCCCCGCCCCCCCGTCGCTCCGTGTTGACCCACTGCTCCGGCTCCCtgtggggtggaggagaggaggccaACTGAGCCCTAGCCCAGCGGCCCCGggtcacccccccccaccccccgcccctgcaccagcctctcctgcctgcatcccccccggccccgccgctGGCATCTAGCCGCGACTTACCCTCGCTGTGCTGGCTGCTGGCACTGCCCCCGCCGTAGGTGTAGGATGAGAGCTCATGgtagggtggaggctgggggctgtATGGGTGCGGGGCCGGGTACTGGTAGGAGAAGGTGGGCAGCAGGGGCCACGGGGTCGCCCCAGGCAGAGGGGCCAAGGTGTCCTGGTCCGAAGCCCCGCTGGAACCGTCATCGTTCAGGGACAGGTTGACCAGGTctggagagcgagagggagacctGCAGTCACTGCCTCCAGTGGCCAGGACGCAAAGGTGGTGAACGGAGGGAAACCGGGCACTGCTTCCCCAGAACCATCCACGACGGGGGGCGGAGACGAGGGCCTCTGACAGGAAACACCCACCCCTCTGCCGCGGTCAGGGCAGAGTTCACCCAGGGCCCCGAGTCCCACGCTCTCCTGAGACTCAGGAGACTCTGCTCCCCCCAGCACACAGCCCTGCACGTGGCGCACGGCTTGAGAGGCAGGACGCAAGTGGACGTTGGCTGGGGCGGGGCCTGACGCAGGACACACACTGCTCAAGTGACCACGGGCACCCTGGCGGGCTGTGGGCCGGAGACAGGAaggggcggggatgggggtgggggggggggcacttacAGCTCTCACAGCCGCCACTGAGGTCCCCGAACACGTAATAGCACTGCTCAGAGAAGGTGATTTTGTTCACCGTGTGTCGAATGAGGCCAGCCTTGAGCAACCCGCTGGCGTATTTGCGGGCCTCCCGGCGCTCAGGAAAGCCTTCCACGTGATGGTAAAGCCAGTCAACTACGTCCGAGCCTGGGGGCGCACGGAGCAGAAAAGCGCTCAGGTTTTCCTCCCCAACTgctgcctcacccctgcctgggcccttcccagcctgggcctcctgccccgccccctccccagcaccacctgccCAGAGACCGGAGCTACCCAGGAAGGCGTTAGGGATGGTGATCTTGAGCCACATGCGGTCCCGAACTTCCAGGCCAGATTCGGGAGCTGCCATGGCCTTAGTCACAGACGCCATGTCTGTGTGGATGGAGAGACCCCGCCCCTCACAACCTGTCAGAGAAAGGAGGCGGCAGGGTAGGGCCCCAGCACCACGGAGAGGCCtcccggggaggggagagaggcggggctgggggctcaCCGTCAGGCAGAGAGGACCCCGATGTCATGGTGCTCATGGACGAGGAGCCCGGATAGGCTGGGAAGGTGCCCGTCAGCGCAGCGGAGTGGGACACCCAGGCAGCGGGGTCAATGGGCTGGATGGGCTCATCTGGGACAGAGGAGGCCCCCGAGACGGATGCTTCCCCGGccctccccgactcatactcccatcctgcctccctcccaaccctcccccaccgcctcccGCCACGTGGAGGCACAACCCCGACCCCTGCTCTCTTGCCCAGGCAGCCACAGACCCTCCCCGGCGCCACTCACTCCGAGGAAGGGTGAAGTAGGCCTGGGGAGAGGGATCCCAGCACTTGGCCACCGTCAGCACgatggggctgtgggaggggagaagCGGTCAGGCGGGGGTGGCTGGCAAGGGCTCGGGAGCGTGCGGGCCTGGAACTGACGGGCTGAGGGACAGGACGCAGAAGACACCAGAGACAGAGGGACCCACCAACGCAGACCAGTCTAGAAATGCCGCTGAGTGTAAGTCCGGGAACCAGAGAGCTAACCGATGCGGTTCACGAACCCGCATACACGCGTGCGCACGCACACGAGGTGGGGGGACCGAATGGAGCAGTGACAGCAAGGCAGGAGAACAATGCCCTCCGGGGAGACCGAGGACGGGGCGTCGGAGGCGCCGGCCACCTTCTAGGTCACGATCTGAGCCGGGCAGACACAGGCACCCCCACGCCACGGTTACTTGTCACGTCACATGGTCCCACCTCGCGCTCTCAGGACACGCGTGATGTCACGCCCCCGCTAACCGAGACGCCGCCACCACTAGGAGAGCAGACCCAGGCCGGGCCAGCGGCTCACCCCGGCTTGTGCACGATGTCCCGCAGCACCCGCACCGCGTCGTCATTGCTCATGTTCTCGAAGTTCACGTCGTTCACCTGGAAGCCGGGCCAGCGGGTCAGAGGCCGCCGGGGGCCCCCAACCctaccccccgccccggggcccaGGACCAGCGCACCTGCAGCAACATGTCGCCCGGCTCGATGCGCCCGTCGGCCGCCACGGCGCCCCCCTTCATGATGGAGCCGATGTAGATGCCGCCGTCGCCCCGCTCGTTGCTCTGGCCCACGATGGAGATGCCCAGGAAGTTGTACTTCTCTGCGGAGGGGGCGCGGGTGACCGGGGACAGCCCGCCGCGCGCCCCCCGGGCCCCCGCAGACCCGGCCCCCGCCCGGGCTCCCCCGTACCCATGTTGAGCGTGACCGTGATGATGTTGAGGGACATGGTGGAGTCGGTGACGCTGCTGAAGGACGAGGCCTGTCGGGGAAACGGGGAAGGAGCCGCACTGCCTCCGACGACCCAGGGACGGGCCCCGGGGTGCTCGCTTCCTGTGCCCTCGTACCCCCTGAACCAAGGCCCCCGACTTCTCCGAGGGCCAGCTGTCCCGTGAGAGCCCCCTCACCCTCTCCAGGCGGGGCGGCCGCTGCTTCCTCCGCCGCCGGTGGCGCTTCAGGAGGCGGGAGGCGCTGCTCTGCTCCGTGGAGCTGCTGAACCTGTCGGGAGGCGGAGGCAGTcacggggcagggggggtgggggaaaggggaggaagggaggatgagcagaggagggacaggaggaggaggaggaggaggacaggaggaTGAGCGGTGCCCTACCTGCTCATGGTGTCGTCGTCGTCAGAGTCGCCCAGGCTGGTGCTCTCCAGCTCGCTGGTCATGAGCGTCGAGGAGCTCTCGTACCCGGCCAGGTGGCGCTCCAGCCTCGAGGGGCCGCCAGGCCTGTGGCCCCCCGCTGAGCATGAACAGGAACCTCAGGAAGCTGTCCCCCCTCCTCactcccaccaccaccctccccggGCTCCCGGAGGACCCGGCCTCGGGCCCGCCCCC contains:
- the ACADVL gene encoding very long-chain specific acyl-CoA dehydrogenase, mitochondrial isoform X1: MQAVRTAPIVGQQLRRLGVGSSWPRALLGQPPLGLARRPYASGATQAVLEKSDPLSPEASTLEKQAKAESKSFAAGMFRGQLTTDQVFPYPSVLNEEQTQFLKELVGPVSRFFEEVNDPAKNDMMEKVEETTIQGLKELGAFGLQVPSELGGVGLCNTQYARLVEIVGTHDLGVGITLGAHQSIGFKGILLFGTKAQKEKYLPKLASGETIAAFCLTEPSSGSDAASIRSSAVPSPCGKYYTLNGSKIWISNGGLADIFTVFAKTPVTDAATGAVKEKITAFVVERSFGGVTHGPPEKKMGIKASNTAEVYFDGVRVPAENVLGEVGGGFKVAMHILNNGRFGMAAALAGTMKGIIAKAVDHATNRTQFGDKIHNFGLIQEKLARMAILHYVTESMAYMVSANMDQGSTDFQIEAAISKIFGSEAAWKVTDECIQIMGGMGFMKEPGVERVLRDLRIFRIFEGTNDILRLFVALQGCMDKGKELSGLGNALKNPFGNAGLLLGEAGKQLRRSAQSRGGAGRGTGRPLTRHSRRPLRRAGLGSGLSLSGVIHQELSRSGELVVQALEQFAAVVEAKLIKHKKGIVNEQFVLQRLADSAIDLYTMVVVLSRASRSLSEGHPTAQHEKMLCDSWCIEAAARVRETMTALQSDPQQQELFRNFKSISTALVERGGVVTSNPLGF
- the ACADVL gene encoding very long-chain specific acyl-CoA dehydrogenase, mitochondrial isoform X2 — its product is MQAVRTAPIVGQQLRRLGVGSSWPRALLGQPPLGLARRPYASGATQAVLEKSDPLSPEASTLEKQAKAESKSFAAGMFRGQLTTDQVFPYPSVLNEEQTQFLKELVGPVSRFFEEVNDPAKNDMMEKVEETTIQGLKELGAFGLQVPSELGGVGLCNTQYARLVEIVGTHDLGVGITLGAHQSIGFKGILLFGTKAQKEKYLPKLASGETIAAFCLTEPSSGSDAASIRSSAVPSPCGKYYTLNGSKIWISNGGLADIFTVFAKTPVTDAATGAVKEKITAFVVERSFGGVTHGPPEKKMGIKASNTAEVYFDGVRVPAENVLGEVGGGFKVAMHILNNGRFGMAAALAGTMKGIIAKAVDHATNRTQFGDKIHNFGLIQEKLARMAILHYVTESMAYMVSANMDQGSTDFQIEAAISKIFGSEAAWKVTDECIQIMGGMGFMKEPGVERVLRDLRIFRIFEGTNDILRLFVALQGCMDKGKELSGLGNALKNPFGNAGLLLGEAGKQLRRRAGLGSGLSLSGVIHQELSRSGELVVQALEQFAAVVEAKLIKHKKGIVNEQFVLQRLADSAIDLYTMVVVLSRASRSLSEGHPTAQHEKMLCDSWCIEAAARVRETMTALQSDPQQQELFRNFKSISTALVERGGVVTSNPLGF
- the DVL2 gene encoding segment polarity protein dishevelled homolog DVL-2 isoform X2, coding for MAGSGAGGGGVGETKVIYHLDEEETPYLVKIPVPAERITLGDFKSVLQRPAGAKYFFKSMDQDFGVVKEEISDDSARLPCFNGRVVSWLVSSDNPQPEVAPPAHEPRTELAPPPPPLPPLPPERTSGIGDSRPPSFHPNVSSSRENLEPETETESVVSLRRERPRRRDSTGGHRPGGPSRLERHLAGYESSSTLMTSELESTSLGDSDDDDTMSRFSSSTEQSSASRLLKRHRRRRKQRPPRLERASSFSSVTDSTMSLNIITVTLNMEKYNFLGISIVGQSNERGDGGIYIGSIMKGGAVAADGRIEPGDMLLQVNDVNFENMSNDDAVRVLRDIVHKPGPIVLTVAKCWDPSPQAYFTLPRNEPIQPIDPAAWVSHSAALTGTFPAYPGSSSMSTMTSGSSLPDGCEGRGLSIHTDMASVTKAMAAPESGLEVRDRMWLKITIPNAFLGSDVVDWLYHHVEGFPERREARKYASGLLKAGLIRHTVNKITFSEQCYYVFGDLSGGCESYLVNLSLNDDGSSGASDQDTLAPLPGATPWPLLPTFSYQYPAPHPYSPQPPPYHELSSYTYGGGSASSQHSEGSRSSGSTRSDGGAGRTGRPEERAPESKSGSGSESEPSTRGGSLRRGGDPGGAGDGGPPPSRGSSGGAPNLRAHPGLHPYGPPPGMALPYNPMMVVMVPPPPPPVPPAVQPPGAPPVRDLGSVPPELTASRQSFHMAMGNPSEFFVDVM
- the DVL2 gene encoding segment polarity protein dishevelled homolog DVL-2 isoform X1, with amino-acid sequence MAGSGAGGGGVGETKVIYHLDEEETPYLVKIPVPAERITLGDFKSVLQRPAGAKYFFKSMDQDFGVVKEEISDDSARLPCFNGRVVSWLVSSDNPQPEVAPPAHEPRTELAPPPPPLPPLPPERTSGIGDSRPPSFHPNVSSSRENLEPETETESVVSLRRERPRRRDSSEHGAGGHRPGGPSRLERHLAGYESSSTLMTSELESTSLGDSDDDDTMSRFSSSTEQSSASRLLKRHRRRRKQRPPRLERASSFSSVTDSTMSLNIITVTLNMEKYNFLGISIVGQSNERGDGGIYIGSIMKGGAVAADGRIEPGDMLLQVNDVNFENMSNDDAVRVLRDIVHKPGPIVLTVAKCWDPSPQAYFTLPRNEPIQPIDPAAWVSHSAALTGTFPAYPGSSSMSTMTSGSSLPDGCEGRGLSIHTDMASVTKAMAAPESGLEVRDRMWLKITIPNAFLGSDVVDWLYHHVEGFPERREARKYASGLLKAGLIRHTVNKITFSEQCYYVFGDLSGGCESYLVNLSLNDDGSSGASDQDTLAPLPGATPWPLLPTFSYQYPAPHPYSPQPPPYHELSSYTYGGGSASSQHSEGSRSSGSTRSDGGAGRTGRPEERAPESKSGSGSESEPSTRGGSLRRGGDPGGAGDGGPPPSRGSSGGAPNLRAHPGLHPYGPPPGMALPYNPMMVVMVPPPPPPVPPAVQPPGAPPVRDLGSVPPELTASRQSFHMAMGNPSEFFVDVM